TGTCCGACCGCGAGCTCGACGATCTCGGCATCAGCCGCTTCGAGATCCAGGGCATCGCTCGCTCGGTCGCGTAAGCGCCCGCACGCGTCGCCAGTACCGCGTACCGAGTACCCCAAGTCGATCCAAGGCCCCGTCGATCGAAGGCCCCCGGGCCCGTCATCGTCTCGCGCGCCCGCCCCTTCGGCGGGCGTTCGCTTGTCTGAACCCCGCCTCGCATCGACGGTGTTGCATCGGCGGTCGCCGATCCGATATGCCGCGTCATGTCCGGATCGAACCCCATTCACGTCGTCGGCGGCGGCCTCGCCGGCTCCGAGGCCGCCTGGCAGATCGCCGAGGCCGGCCTGCCCGTGGTGCTCCACGAGATGCGCCCCCTGCGCGGCACCGAGGCGCACCAGACGGAAGGCCTCGCCGAGCTCGTCTGCTCGAACTCGTTCCGCTCCGACGACGCGGCGCTCAACGCCGTCGGGCTGCTGCACCAGGAGATGCGCCGCCTCGGCTCGCTGATCATGCGCTGCGGCGACGCCAACCAGGTGCCGGCCGGCGGCGCGCTCGCGGTCGACCGCGAGGGCTTCAGCCGCGCCGTCACGGCGGCGCTCGAGGCGCACCCGAACGTCGGGATCGTCCGCGAGGAGATCGACGGCCTGCCCCCGGCCTCC
The sequence above is drawn from the Methylobacterium terrae genome and encodes:
- a CDS encoding DUF1127 domain-containing protein, which encodes MFVSLILSKIRSYLRYRETVHELSRLSDRELDDLGISRFEIQGIARSVA